Sequence from the Candidatus Margulisiibacteriota bacterium genome:
GTTAAATTGTCAGAAGAAAACAAGACCGTCGGAATTATTCTTTGTAAATCTAAGAATAAAGCATTGGTGGAAATTACTCTGCCCAAAGGTAATAAAACGATATTTGCCAGCAAATATCAAACAGTTTTGCCCAGTAAGACAGAATTACAGGAGCTAATTGAAAGTAGATAATTGAGCAAGAGCCATTTGCACAACTTGAAGCATATAAAATTCCCGTTGTACTGGAGGATACATACACAATAAATTTGCTGTTATAGACAAACGCCTTGTTTGGTATGGAAATGTGAGCATTCTAGGTTCGGCTAAAACAGAAAAATATATTAAACTTACCAGCCAACTCCGCTAAATTGCCAGACCCTGCCCTTTTCTTTATAATCTCTTTATGCACAAGGCTATTACGGTACTGGACAGCACATTGCGCGACGGCGAGCAGGGCGAAGGTATTTCTTTCACCGTGCAGGACAAGCTAAAGATCACCCGTCTGCTCGACGAGTTTGGCCTTCATTATATAGAGGGTGGCTGGCCGGGCAGCAATCCCAAGACCGACGAATATTTCCGCCTGGTCAAAAAGGAAAAACTTAAAACGGCCAGGATCGTGGCTTTCAGCTCGACCTGCCGCGCTGGCAAGTCAGCCCAAGATGATCCCAATCTGCAAAACCTGCTGAACGCCGGTACGCCGGTCGTTACGGTTTTCGGCAAAACCTGGGACCTGCATGTCAAAGACGCGCTGAAAATATCACTGGCCGAAAATTTAAAAATCATTGACGACACGATCCGTTTTCTCAAAAAACATAAAAAAGAAGTTTTTTTTGACGCCGAACATTTTTTTGACGCGTACAAACACAACCCTGAATACGCGCTGAGCACACTGCTGACCGCGCAGGACGCCGGCGCCGATCGCCTCGTGCTTTGCGACACCAATGGCGGGACCCTGTCCCAGGAAATACAAGAAATTGTCAGCACGGCGCGCGCCGGTCTGCAAACTCCGCTCGGCATACACACGCACAACGACACGGAAACCGCCGTCGCCAGCTCTCTGGCCGCTGTGGCCGCCGGCGCGACACAGGTGCAGGGCACGATCAACGGCTACGGCGAACGCTGCGGCAACGCCAATCTTTGCGCGATCATTCCCGCGCTGCAGCTAAAAATGGGCTGCCGGATTTTGCCGCCGCAGAAATTAGCGGAATTAGCCGCGCTGGCCCGCCGCGTGGCGGAGATCGCCAACCTGCCGCTGCCCAATCAAGCCGCCTATGTCGGCCATTCCGCTTTTGCGCACAAGGCCGGCGTGCATGTCAGCGCGATCCAAAAAAACTCCGCGACCTACGAACATATCGACCCCAAACTCGTAGGCAATAAACAGCGCGTCCTGATCTCCGAACTCTCCGGAGCCAGCAACTTGCTGTACAAAGCCAAGACCCTGCGCCTCGCTTTACAAAAAGACGCTCCGCAGACCAGACAGCTCGTGCAAAAAATCAAGGCGCTGGAATCCGCCGGCTACCATTTTGAAGAAGGCGAGGCCTCGCTGGAATTATTGCTGCACCGAACGCTGGGGCGGCATCAGCCGCTGTTTGAGCTGATCAGCTTTCATGTGACCAATGAAAAATTTGACGAAAAAGAATTGCTCGTCGAAGCGACTGTTAAGATCAAAGTAAAGGGACAAGAAATCCACACTGTCGCGGACGGCAACGGCCCGGTGTCAGCGCTTGGCCGCGCTCTGCGCAAGGCGCTGTCCGCTGACTATCCGCAGGTCAAAAATATCGCGCTGTCGGATTACAAGGTGCGCGTACTCGACGGCCGCAGCGGCACAGAAGCCAAAGTGCGCGTCATTATCGAATCCCGCGACGGCCGCCGGACCTGGGGTACGGTCGGTGTGTCCACCGATATTATCGAGGCCAGCTGGCATGCTTTGGTCGACAGCATCGAATACGGCCTGTTAAAATAAACGGAGAAAATGTTGTACAACAAAAATGAATATATGCCCTTGACCAGCAGTATCGGCGTTCAGAACAATCTGGAGATCGGCGGCTGCGATCTGACCGCTCTAGCCGCGCAGTACGGCACGCCGCTGTATATCATGGATGAAGAAACTCTGAGGACAAACTGCCGCGCATACACGCAGGCTTTTACGGAAAACTATCCCGATACCGTGATCGCTTACGCTTCCAAAGCGCTGGCTGTCGCCGGCATTTACCAGATCATTGCCGGGGAAGGTTTAAGCGCTGATGTGGTTTCCGGCGGCGAGCTGCACATTGCGCTCAAGGCCGGGTTTGACGCGTCGAAAATTATTTTTCACGGCAACAACAAATCCGCGCAGGAGTTAACGGAAGCTCTGCGGGCCGGAGTCGGCTTGATCGTCGTCGACAACGCCGCGGAGCTGCAAAATCTGGAAAGCGCCGCCGGACGCTTGCAAAAAAAAGCGGCGGCTCTGATCCGCGTCCAGCCCGGCATCGAGGCGCACACGCACGATTTTGTCAAAACCGGCGGCTTTGATTCAAAATTTGGCGTGCATATTGAACAGGTCTGCGGCTTTATCGAAGAAGTCAAACGCTGCCGCAATATTGATTTTATGGGACTGCATACTCATATCGGTTCGCAAATTCTTGATGTCAATCCTTTCAGCTTTGTCGTGGAAAAAATGGCCGCGCTGGCTGAAAAAATCCAAAAAAACAATCATCTCGAAGTGAAAATCTTAAATCTGGGCGGTGGTCTGGGCATTACTCATTTAGAAAAAGAAACTCCGCCGCCGGTGGTGGATTATGCCAGGATCATCAGCCAGGAATTAAAATACCATTGTGAAAAACGCCGCCTGCCGCTGCCCCGACTGATCGTCGAGCCCGGGCGCTCGATAGCCGGACGCGCTGGCGTCACGCTCTACACTATCGGCGCGGTCAAAAACAATCAAAATATCCGCAAATATTTATTCGTGGACGGCGGCATGTCGGACAATCCGCGGCCGATGCTGTACGACGCAAAATACGCCGCGGACATTGTCAGCAAAATGTCCAGCCGCAAAACCGACAGGGTGACGATCGCCGGCAAGTTTTGCGAATCCAGCGATGTGCTGATCAAGGATATTTATCTGCCGCCGGCCGCCGCCGGCGATCTGCTGGTCGTTTACGCCACCGGCGCCTACAATTACAGCATGTCCTCCAATTACAATCAAAATCCGCGGCCGGCGATGGCGCTGGTCAACGCCGGCCAAAGCCGCATCCTCGTGCGCCGTGAAACCTATGACGACTTGCTCGCCAGACAGGAGCTTTGATGTTTAGCGCTCTGCTCGGCCAATTCCGCCTGCTGGATCTTCTGGACATCGCGCTGGTCAGCGTGGCGATTTACTACGCGCTGGCCTGGCTGCGCGGCTCGCGCGCCGGCCGTCTGCTCAACGGTCTCGCGGTCTTGATCGGCATTTTCATCATTTCCAAAATCGCCAATCTGTACACTATCGAATGGCTGATCGGCCAGTTCACGCCGGTGCTGGCCACTCTGCTGATCGTGGTTTTTCAGCCGGAGCTGCGGCGGGGACTGGAAAAACTCGGCGGCAATTTTTTCACGCCGACGCCCAAGCAAACCGCCGATCTCAATATCATCAGCCAGATCATCAAAGCCGTGGATTTTCTGGCCAAACACAA
This genomic interval carries:
- a CDS encoding DUF1016 domain-containing protein, with translation VKLSEENKTVGIILCKSKNKALVEITLPKGNKTIFASKYQTVLPSKTELQELIESR
- the cimA gene encoding citramalate synthase, translated to MHKAITVLDSTLRDGEQGEGISFTVQDKLKITRLLDEFGLHYIEGGWPGSNPKTDEYFRLVKKEKLKTARIVAFSSTCRAGKSAQDDPNLQNLLNAGTPVVTVFGKTWDLHVKDALKISLAENLKIIDDTIRFLKKHKKEVFFDAEHFFDAYKHNPEYALSTLLTAQDAGADRLVLCDTNGGTLSQEIQEIVSTARAGLQTPLGIHTHNDTETAVASSLAAVAAGATQVQGTINGYGERCGNANLCAIIPALQLKMGCRILPPQKLAELAALARRVAEIANLPLPNQAAYVGHSAFAHKAGVHVSAIQKNSATYEHIDPKLVGNKQRVLISELSGASNLLYKAKTLRLALQKDAPQTRQLVQKIKALESAGYHFEEGEASLELLLHRTLGRHQPLFELISFHVTNEKFDEKELLVEATVKIKVKGQEIHTVADGNGPVSALGRALRKALSADYPQVKNIALSDYKVRVLDGRSGTEAKVRVIIESRDGRRTWGTVGVSTDIIEASWHALVDSIEYGLLK
- the lysA gene encoding diaminopimelate decarboxylase, which produces MLYNKNEYMPLTSSIGVQNNLEIGGCDLTALAAQYGTPLYIMDEETLRTNCRAYTQAFTENYPDTVIAYASKALAVAGIYQIIAGEGLSADVVSGGELHIALKAGFDASKIIFHGNNKSAQELTEALRAGVGLIVVDNAAELQNLESAAGRLQKKAAALIRVQPGIEAHTHDFVKTGGFDSKFGVHIEQVCGFIEEVKRCRNIDFMGLHTHIGSQILDVNPFSFVVEKMAALAEKIQKNNHLEVKILNLGGGLGITHLEKETPPPVVDYARIISQELKYHCEKRRLPLPRLIVEPGRSIAGRAGVTLYTIGAVKNNQNIRKYLFVDGGMSDNPRPMLYDAKYAADIVSKMSSRKTDRVTIAGKFCESSDVLIKDIYLPPAAAGDLLVVYATGAYNYSMSSNYNQNPRPAMALVNAGQSRILVRRETYDDLLARQEL